The Bacteroidota bacterium DNA segment CAAACCGATTCCTTTGATCTGTCCGAAATTTCCGACGAGTCCGCTTCAGAGGTTTTTGAAGAGCAGGAGCTGGCTGAGGAAGTATCGGAAGAACTGGCCGGATTCCCCGAAGAATCACCTGTGGCTGAAACTCCTGAACCAGACAGTTTCCCGGACTTTGCTGAAGTGCCGGAAACAGAACCATTCATTGCTGATAACATGAAATGGATGGTTGCTGAAATCAGGAAACAGTGGGACGCTGTTTCTGCCGGTGATCCGAATTTCGAAATAATTACCATGGGTCTGGATGAATTAATGAATACATCCGATCCGATCGCTTCTTTCCGGAACGTCAGCAGTCTGCCGGAATACAATGAATTTGTTGATTTTCTTGAAGCAGTCAGAGACAACCCTTCCTTTGACCGGTCTCTGGTAGCCAGTGAACTTCCGGTTATTGCAGACCGCGCCTTCCAGTTGTTCAATGATATTCTTTTATTGCAAACCCGTCCTGATTTGGGTGAATTGTCTGAAGGTCTGACAGATGCTCAATTGGCCGACCACGATCGCCCGGAAGTGACGGGACTGGATGAGGAAACACCCATTGAGGAAGAACCCATCATCAGCGAATCGGTTCTTGAAGACGGGGTCAGTCTGCTGGAAGGAGAAGCAGTCACTCAGGAGGATCTGATTCCTGAAACCGAGGAACCCGGAAACCGTGAGGAAACGGTACTTGCAGAACCCGGACTCGAACCAATTGATGAGACTGCGGGTCATGATTTTAAACTGGATGAGAATGCCTTTGCCGATCATGTGATTCAGACTCCGGATCAGACCATGCTTTCGGTTCCGGCACCTACCGAACCGGTGTATTTTCAGGTCATTCAGGATGTTTACTCAGATATCAGAAAATTGAATTCCATCGGGTCGAACCGGTTAATGATCAACCAGTTTGTTGATTTCAGCCGGAGCCTCAAGGATCCGGTTGAATTGCTTCGCGAACATACCAATGTGGAGTTTGTTCGTGAGTTCATTGAATTTATCGATGGGTTGCATGCCCGTTATGATTCTGGTGATCAGTCTGCCTATAACGATCTGGCTACCCACCGGATGCAAATTGCCGATAAGCTGTATGACATGCTACTCGAGCACCCGGAAATCACTGGTGAGGAACCTGAAATTTCCGATCAGTTACCTCAGGAAAGTCCGCTCCATCTGGTTCATGATTCAGGTGAATTGGTGGAAGGCAGTCTCGATCTGATCGATGAACTCTCTCATACCCATGATGAATTGTCTCAGGACCTTGCTAAAAAAGAGGAATCCACAACCGTCCCCGGAGAAGAAACCGGACTACAGGAACTTTCTGAAATTGAATCATCTGATCTGACCGATTCTTCACTCTCAGGGACCGATGAAACCGTTATTGCTGATGAGTTGGCCGGTGAAGGACTAATTGAGGAAGAAGTTCCGGTTTCTGAAGATGTGGAATCACCGGTTATTGAGGAGGAGTTCCCGGCTGAAGAGGCAACAGTTCCAGATACCATCGAAGATGTGCTGTCTGAAGACCTCATACAGGAAGAAGCCATTTCTGATCTTGATCTGCCGCAAGAAGTCCAGGCCGGTGACTTGCCTGCAGAGGGTATCGTTTCTGATGAACTGTCCGTTGAAGAAGCGCTGACAGAGGAACCAGTGATTGATGATACTGCAGTTGAAGAACCTCTTGCTGAAGAACCTCTTGAGGAGGAGCCGTTAGCGGAAGAACCTCTCGCAGAAGAGCCTTTGGAGGAAGAACTGCTGGCAGAAGAACCACTGCTTGAGGAAGGTCTGGCAGAGGAGCCTATACCTGAAGAACCTCTTGTTGATGACCTGGCTGAACTGACCAGCCTGCCGGATGAACCGGCAGAAGTTGCTCCGGCCGCTCCTGCACCCAGACAAAAGCAGGTTCTGAATGAGATTCAGCAGGTGTTCCTGCTTGAAGCAGAAGAAAATATCCAGAAAATTTCCGATGACCTTCTGGTCCTTGAAAAAGACCTTGGTAATGTGTCGATCATTGACGGAATCCTCCGCAGTGCCCACACCCTGAAGGGGTCGGCCGCCATGATGAAGTTTACCAACATGAGTAAACTGGGTCATAAGATGGAGGATGTGTTCCAGATTCTCCGTGATGAAAAGCTGTCGGCTGACCGTGATCTGATTGATATCATGCTGAAAGGCACCGACCTGCAGACCCTGATGCTCAAATCGCTCAGGGAGGATGGTCATGATGAGGTTCCCGGATTGCCGGAGGCCATTCACCATCTGGAACAGTATCTTAAAAAGCTGGAGGCAAAACAGGAAGGGAAAGCGTTCGTTGCCGAAAAATATGAGGCCCCGGCAGCAGAAACCACCCCGGCCATTGCACCAAAAACCGTACCGGAACCAGTCGGAGATACCTCGAGAGCGCCTTCACAACAGGATCAGCGGAAGGGAATTGTTGCCGAGCAAACGCTTCGGATCAACATCACCACACTGAACAGCCTCATCAATCTGGCCGCCGAGTTGCTGATTTCCCGTAACCGGATGAACAACCAGTTGGGATTTATGGAAGGTATTCTCCTGAAACTTCAGAAAGAGAAGATCCTGCTAAACTCCATCATGAAGAAGGTTCAGAATTTCGCAGGAAAAACCGAAGGCGGGTCCGGATACACCAGCAGCGAAGAGCCTGGCATTCTTCAGGACTTTGCTGAAACCGAGTTTGACCGTTTCAGTGAAGTGGATATTATTCTGCGTGACATGCGCAGCAACCTTTCCAACTTTGAAGATCTGAGTTCAGAAATCAGACTGTTCGGTGATGCCTTCCGTCAGTCCATTTTGTCAGTGTCCTCCATTGCCAATGAACTGAACATTGAAATCATGTCCATGCGGATGGTTCCGGTTAAGCACATGTTTATCCGTTTCCAGCGGTCCATCAGGGATATCGGACGGGAAGAAAGCAAAGACGTGGATCTGAAAATTGAAGGAGAAGATACCCGTTTGGACAAGACCGTGATGGAAGAAGTGATCGAACCGATCATGCACTGTGTGCGGAATGCCGTTTCACACGGAATTGAACTTCCTGAAACGCGTAAGAAGCGCGGAAAGAGTGAAACCGGACTGATTACGCTCCGGGCCTACCAGGATGGAAACCAGGTGGTACTTGAGGTGGAAGATGACGGAAATGGGATTGATGCCGCACGGTTAAAATCATCGGCGGTTAATAAGCGGATCATTTCTCCTGAGCGTGCCGAGCAAATGACCGATACCGAGGCCATGGAACTGATGTTCGTTGCGGGCTTTTCAACCGCAGAAAAAGTGACCTCACTGAGCGGTCGCGGTGTCGGTATGGATGTGGTTAAAAATGTGGTCAATAAGTTCAAGGGAACCATTGCCGTTAAATCAACACTTGGCAAAGGATCTTGCTTTACCATCCGGTTACCACTTACACTGGCGATCAACCAATCCCTGCTGATTCAGGTTGGTGGCCGCACTTATGCCTTCCCGCTGAATACAGTTGAAGAAACCGTTGAACTTCACATGGAAAACATTCAACGGATTGGTGATCAGGAATTGATTACGGTGCGCAATGAAACCATTCCGCTGATTCACCTGGCCACCGTTTTGGGTATGGAAGAAGATCCGTCACAAATGAGGGCTAAATACCCGGTTGTGATCCTTTCTGAAGCCGAACAGAAGATAGCGATCCGTGTGGACCGTCTGATCGGCAAGGAAGAAATCGTTGTGAAGAATCTTGGCTCGCACCTGAAAAATGTCATGGGTGTCACCGGCGCCACCGTATTAGGAGACGGATCGGTTATTCTGATTCTGGACGTTGCTTATCTGTTCCGTTACTGGCAGGGCGGAAGTTCACCATCCTACAGTCCGGTCCGTGCCGATTTGCACCGGTTGCCGGGCGGCGATGGAGGGAACGTCGAAGCCGAGGAACCAACGACCCCAGCGGTTCCCGACCAGCCCAAAACACGGATCCGCGGAAAAATCAGGGTGCTTTGTGCCGATGACTCGGTTTCCATCCGCAAATACGTGGAATCCCTGCTTAAACGGGAGGAATTCGAGGTCATTACGGCTCCTGATGGGGCTGAGGCCTTTGACATGGCAGAAAGAAGCCGGTTTGATCTGATTATGACTGACCTTGAGATGCCAAAGATGCACGGATATGAACTGATCAGTGCAATCCGGTCCAAACCCAATCTCGTCAATATCCCGATTGTGATTCTGACCGCTCGTTCAGGTGAAAAACATCGCCGAAGGGGATTGGAACTAGGGGCCAATGCTTTCCTGAACAAACCATTTGACGTGGATGAACTTTTAAGCACGATTTACAGTTTACTCCCGCGATGATAAAAGTGGGTGTGATCTGTCCCCAGGCCCGTCAGGAAACCTGGATCAGACAGGTACTGAACGATTCAACCGATTTTTTTGTGTCAGGGACATGGCTTCCTGACCGGTCGGTCCTGACTGATGAACATGCTGAACAGGTTGTGGTCTTTATTCTGTTCACACAGGGAATTGAAGATCTGGTTTCTGCCAAATCCCTGCTCGCAGATCTGTTCCTGCTGCATGGAAAACCCATGGTCCTGATTTCTGAACCGGAACAGGAACCTGGTCTCAGAGTCTGGAATGCGGACTTTCCGGTTCTCAGGATTTTCCTGACGGATAGCCTTCATCTTCCTGAAGTAAAGGAAGAGATCAGAGAACAGGTCCGTATTGGCAGTTATATCGGTCCGGAAGTATTAAAGTCGTTCCGTCAGTCATCCGAGCCGGTGATCAGGCAGGAATCAGAGGTTAGCGGTCCGATTTACTGGCCGGTGACTGAGAACCAGCAGGCCGATGCGTCCGAATCCGCAGGTCAGGATGACCGGTCGGTATTGCTGATTGGAGCGTCAACAGGCGGGCCCAAAGTAATTCTGGAAATATTTAAGGGGATGGGGCCATTTTTGCGGGAATACACGGTGATTGTGGTCCAGCATCTGTCCCATTCCTTTCTTGAAAAATTCAAATCGCAGATCGAGACCATCACCCAGCTTCCTGTGGTGATGATTGCAGAGGGAGTGGTTCCAGAGCGCGGAACCATTTATCTGACACCGGTCAGAAGACAATTTATCATGGGGCAGGATGGATTTTTTATTCCTGATCCGAACCGGCATCTGTACCCCTTTATGCCAAACATCGATGCCATGTTCCGAAGCACAGCATTGGTGTTCCGGACAAAAATCATGGCCGTGATTCTGAGCGGACTTGGAAAGGATGGCACAGAGGGATGCAGGATGGTCAGAACCTTTGGCGGAACTGTTATTGCACAGGAACCAGCCACGGCAGCTGTCGATTCCATGCCCGGAGCTGTGATTTCTGAAGGATTGCATCATTATCAATTCCCCCCACGTGAAATTTATCGGTTTTTGAAGAACAATGGAATCCGTCTTAAGCATGCACACAACTAAGCAGGTGACCCCAACCGGCCGGCTGGTCAGAGGATCCTTTCGTTTGCTGGTTTTCGAAATTGGCAATCACCGGATGTCCACACCGGTTGAAACGGTCAGAACCATTGCCGATTATGATGACAGTCTTCAGTTTAATGAAGGCGAAACATCGGGAATCCGGCTGAATCTGGTAGACATTGTGAACCTGTATTTTCCTGATGAAACCGGAAATCAGGGGTATGAAAAGAAGCTGATCGTTCTGAAAAGCAACGACCCGGTTATTCATGGCATCATTGTGGACCGTGTGTTCGGTGTGGGAACGTTTACCGACATGTATCCGGTGCCTGCGGGAATTTTTAACATTCCCGAGGGTATTATCACCCATCTGGTGTGTTCCGAGGAACCCTGGATGGAGGTTGTGAATCTGCAGAAAATTGCAGAGATTAATATCACATGAGGCAAACTGGTGGCTAATCTACAATTACTGGTATTCAAACTGAGCGATACCGATTTTGCCATGGAAATTTCGGCCATTTCCCGTGTGGTTGATACGCTGCAAAGCCGGTTTCTTTCTACCCTTCGGTCTGGAATCGAGGGTCTTTTTCTGTTTGAAGGGCGGGTGGTTCCGGTTATCAGGCTCGATGAAATGCTTGGGTTTCCTTCTGCCAACATATTTGCATCCAATCCGGATGAATCGGTGATTATCGTCAACCAGGCTGGTTACTTTCTCGCCTTCCGGGTTGACAGTGTGGAAGGGATCGATAATATTACCCCTGAAACCCTTCGGCCAACCTCTGAAACCGATACCAGGGAGGCTGGTCTTAATCATCATATGATCGGTGAGGTCTATCACCGTCAATCCGGACCGGTTTTTAAACTGAATCCGGATCATTTATTAACTCATTCTATCGGATAACAGGATTTTTGTGGAAAAGAAAAAGATACTGATCGTTGATGACGAGGAAACCATAGCCTGGGGGATCTCGAAGACCCTCTCACAGTCCGGTGAAATCCCTGTTGAAACTTCCTACACGACCAAGGCCACCGAAGCAGCCACGCTGCTGGCCTCGAACCGGTATGATCTGGTGATCACCGACATCCGGATGCCCGATATGTCCGGAATTGACCTGCTGAAGGAAGTCAAAGACAAATACCCCGAAACGGGTGTTATTATTATGACAGCCTATGGTTCCACCGAGGTTCAGCAGGAAGCCT contains these protein-coding regions:
- a CDS encoding chemotaxis protein CheW; translation: MPNLKKINLLGHLTPKVDSADDAVLRFINLLRDRVAADSTSGSAFLLSAILQAAGNHLSRGFPSFRPSVMTDFFDFLVTLKSELNPSDPYDEKFDQLTAQIPDTVNYLISGLEGIADQEILNELHRFAGIPVQSSQVTTHAENRHPSVPGQPLPAVPDQLSMPPGMLEQLFEEGKRQETVAPVAQVQEIVSAKPASTLQTVPASLDFGFNLADLFGAPAQPTEETGAVITPVGQLVADVDSNLLSGLVSEPELTEDVTAETGAILFEEPESDIVAIDSPLETMVEEEIDVVLTDDLAEPIEEIQEVVSLTDEDLTTSVADISPSPEEIHLVEDSGPVLEETSTDLIEEAVEDVQEMVTEETFESTLGQTDSFDLSEISDESASEVFEEQELAEEVSEELAGFPEESPVAETPEPDSFPDFAEVPETEPFIADNMKWMVAEIRKQWDAVSAGDPNFEIITMGLDELMNTSDPIASFRNVSSLPEYNEFVDFLEAVRDNPSFDRSLVASELPVIADRAFQLFNDILLLQTRPDLGELSEGLTDAQLADHDRPEVTGLDEETPIEEEPIISESVLEDGVSLLEGEAVTQEDLIPETEEPGNREETVLAEPGLEPIDETAGHDFKLDENAFADHVIQTPDQTMLSVPAPTEPVYFQVIQDVYSDIRKLNSIGSNRLMINQFVDFSRSLKDPVELLREHTNVEFVREFIEFIDGLHARYDSGDQSAYNDLATHRMQIADKLYDMLLEHPEITGEEPEISDQLPQESPLHLVHDSGELVEGSLDLIDELSHTHDELSQDLAKKEESTTVPGEETGLQELSEIESSDLTDSSLSGTDETVIADELAGEGLIEEEVPVSEDVESPVIEEEFPAEEATVPDTIEDVLSEDLIQEEAISDLDLPQEVQAGDLPAEGIVSDELSVEEALTEEPVIDDTAVEEPLAEEPLEEEPLAEEPLAEEPLEEELLAEEPLLEEGLAEEPIPEEPLVDDLAELTSLPDEPAEVAPAAPAPRQKQVLNEIQQVFLLEAEENIQKISDDLLVLEKDLGNVSIIDGILRSAHTLKGSAAMMKFTNMSKLGHKMEDVFQILRDEKLSADRDLIDIMLKGTDLQTLMLKSLREDGHDEVPGLPEAIHHLEQYLKKLEAKQEGKAFVAEKYEAPAAETTPAIAPKTVPEPVGDTSRAPSQQDQRKGIVAEQTLRINITTLNSLINLAAELLISRNRMNNQLGFMEGILLKLQKEKILLNSIMKKVQNFAGKTEGGSGYTSSEEPGILQDFAETEFDRFSEVDIILRDMRSNLSNFEDLSSEIRLFGDAFRQSILSVSSIANELNIEIMSMRMVPVKHMFIRFQRSIRDIGREESKDVDLKIEGEDTRLDKTVMEEVIEPIMHCVRNAVSHGIELPETRKKRGKSETGLITLRAYQDGNQVVLEVEDDGNGIDAARLKSSAVNKRIISPERAEQMTDTEAMELMFVAGFSTAEKVTSLSGRGVGMDVVKNVVNKFKGTIAVKSTLGKGSCFTIRLPLTLAINQSLLIQVGGRTYAFPLNTVEETVELHMENIQRIGDQELITVRNETIPLIHLATVLGMEEDPSQMRAKYPVVILSEAEQKIAIRVDRLIGKEEIVVKNLGSHLKNVMGVTGATVLGDGSVILILDVAYLFRYWQGGSSPSYSPVRADLHRLPGGDGGNVEAEEPTTPAVPDQPKTRIRGKIRVLCADDSVSIRKYVESLLKREEFEVITAPDGAEAFDMAERSRFDLIMTDLEMPKMHGYELISAIRSKPNLVNIPIVILTARSGEKHRRRGLELGANAFLNKPFDVDELLSTIYSLLPR
- a CDS encoding chemotaxis protein CheB, yielding MIKVGVICPQARQETWIRQVLNDSTDFFVSGTWLPDRSVLTDEHAEQVVVFILFTQGIEDLVSAKSLLADLFLLHGKPMVLISEPEQEPGLRVWNADFPVLRIFLTDSLHLPEVKEEIREQVRIGSYIGPEVLKSFRQSSEPVIRQESEVSGPIYWPVTENQQADASESAGQDDRSVLLIGASTGGPKVILEIFKGMGPFLREYTVIVVQHLSHSFLEKFKSQIETITQLPVVMIAEGVVPERGTIYLTPVRRQFIMGQDGFFIPDPNRHLYPFMPNIDAMFRSTALVFRTKIMAVILSGLGKDGTEGCRMVRTFGGTVIAQEPATAAVDSMPGAVISEGLHHYQFPPREIYRFLKNNGIRLKHAHN
- a CDS encoding chemotaxis protein CheW gives rise to the protein MANLQLLVFKLSDTDFAMEISAISRVVDTLQSRFLSTLRSGIEGLFLFEGRVVPVIRLDEMLGFPSANIFASNPDESVIIVNQAGYFLAFRVDSVEGIDNITPETLRPTSETDTREAGLNHHMIGEVYHRQSGPVFKLNPDHLLTHSIG